A stretch of the Thalassotalea euphylliae genome encodes the following:
- a CDS encoding alpha/beta hydrolase family protein, translating to MNHKISSLLVIMGLLLGCSESGNTNQETVSAAKPDAQEVKLPEATPTIPTYSAETFFKTTSIYGSRINYSGEYALVSSDESGIYNAYQYPLNGDKPTQLTLSTTDAIWVVDWFPTDDRFLYSSDQGGNELNHVYVQSTDGTVKDLTPGENLKASFVGWHESDKWFYIATNERDSKVFDLYKYSVEDYSRELIFENDNNYFISGVTPNGQWIGLSKSNRNTDTDLIIANVSNGKLINLSDDDNDAEVNLLDFSPDNNIVAYSTNLNGEFSQPWTYNIETGEHKQITNLNWDVAYLVYSPTGKYSVMGVNEDASTTVTITELGNVDQSSVEQTSGKQVIIPNLAAGDIRGVNFSSDERVVNFLLNSDTSPSNLYTYQFGSDAPTKLTNTLAKEMDEQHLVASSVVRFNSYDELPIPSLLFKPKQASSANKVPALIWIHGGPGGQSRTGYSAARQHLVNHGYAIFAVNNRGSSGYGKTFYHLDDKKHGDVDLKDIVYGKKYLQSLDWVDADKIGLIGGSYGGYLTMAGLAFTDEFEVGINIFGVTNWVRTLKSIPPWWEAFKESLYQEMGDPATDEERHRAISPLFHASNIKAPVLIVQGANDPRVLQVESDEMVEAIRKNNVPVDYVLFDDEGHGFRNKSNRIEASEAYVNFLKKYL from the coding sequence ATGAACCATAAAATATCATCGCTATTGGTGATTATGGGCTTGCTATTGGGGTGTAGCGAGTCTGGTAACACCAATCAAGAGACGGTGTCCGCCGCAAAACCTGATGCACAAGAAGTAAAACTACCAGAAGCAACGCCAACCATACCAACATATTCAGCCGAAACCTTTTTCAAAACCACGAGTATTTATGGCTCACGCATCAATTATTCTGGCGAATATGCCCTAGTGAGCTCTGACGAGTCAGGTATCTACAATGCTTACCAATATCCGCTCAATGGCGATAAGCCCACACAACTGACCCTATCGACCACAGACGCTATTTGGGTTGTTGATTGGTTTCCAACCGATGATCGGTTTTTATATTCTTCTGACCAAGGCGGCAATGAGCTCAATCACGTTTATGTTCAATCAACAGATGGCACCGTAAAAGACTTAACGCCGGGTGAGAACTTAAAAGCATCATTTGTTGGTTGGCACGAAAGTGATAAGTGGTTTTATATAGCGACCAATGAACGCGATTCCAAAGTATTTGATTTGTATAAATATAGTGTTGAAGATTACAGCAGAGAGTTAATCTTTGAAAATGACAATAACTATTTTATCAGCGGTGTCACACCAAATGGGCAGTGGATAGGGCTTTCAAAATCTAACCGCAATACAGATACAGATTTAATTATTGCGAACGTTAGTAATGGTAAATTAATCAATCTATCAGATGATGATAACGATGCTGAAGTTAACTTACTGGACTTTTCACCTGACAATAACATAGTTGCGTATTCAACTAATCTTAACGGCGAGTTTTCCCAGCCATGGACTTATAACATTGAAACGGGTGAGCACAAGCAAATCACTAACTTGAACTGGGACGTCGCTTATTTAGTGTATTCACCTACTGGCAAGTACAGTGTTATGGGGGTGAATGAAGATGCGAGCACAACGGTAACCATTACTGAACTAGGCAATGTAGATCAATCAAGTGTAGAGCAAACAAGTGGTAAGCAAGTCATCATCCCAAATTTAGCAGCAGGTGATATTCGCGGTGTAAACTTTTCGTCTGATGAGCGCGTTGTTAACTTCTTGTTGAACTCAGATACTTCTCCTTCCAATCTTTATACCTATCAATTTGGCAGTGATGCCCCCACTAAGCTAACCAATACGTTGGCGAAAGAAATGGACGAGCAACATCTAGTAGCAAGTAGTGTTGTTCGTTTTAATAGCTATGATGAGTTGCCGATACCAAGCTTGTTGTTCAAGCCTAAGCAAGCTTCAAGTGCCAACAAGGTACCAGCGCTAATATGGATACATGGCGGCCCCGGCGGACAATCAAGAACAGGTTATTCTGCGGCAAGGCAGCATTTGGTCAACCATGGCTATGCGATTTTCGCCGTTAATAATCGAGGTTCGTCCGGTTATGGCAAAACCTTCTATCACCTTGACGATAAAAAGCACGGCGATGTTGATTTAAAAGACATTGTTTACGGTAAAAAGTACCTGCAATCATTGGACTGGGTTGATGCTGATAAAATTGGTTTGATAGGTGGTAGCTATGGCGGGTACCTAACCATGGCGGGTCTTGCCTTTACCGATGAATTTGAAGTTGGTATCAACATTTTTGGTGTGACCAACTGGGTTCGCACATTGAAAAGTATTCCACCTTGGTGGGAGGCGTTTAAAGAAAGCCTCTACCAAGAAATGGGTGATCCTGCGACAGACGAAGAGCGCCACCGCGCGATTTCTCCTTTATTCCATGCTAGCAACATCAAAGCACCAGTGCTGATTGTGCAAGGCGCCAACGACCCTCGTGTTTTACAGGTTGAAAGCGATGAAATGGTGGAAGCGATTCGTAAAAACAATGTGCCAGTGGATTATGTTTTGTTTGACGATGAAGGTCATGGTTTTAGGAACAAAAGCAATCGCATTGAAGCGTCTGAAGCCTATGTAAATTTCCTAAAAAAATATTTATAA
- a CDS encoding MATE family efflux transporter yields the protein MTDTKHKHQIDLLADPVGPTLKNMTIPMIYGMVLLMTFNLVDTFFIGLLGTQPLAAVSFTFPITFTVLSLTIGLGIGTSAVIAKYLGAKDKETAKDNATSAMYLAAVIVSIVSGIGYYFTDEIFHLLGASDSLLPLIHDYMDIWYLGSVCLIGPMIGNAVLRASGDTRTPSIIMGSAGLINAVLDPLFIFGLGPVPAMGIKGAAIATLVSWLVGLALVLHILVNKRQLIHAHLIPIHTLLKSCKGILHIGLPAAGANMLTPIAAAIMTAIIAGYGESAVAAFGVGSRIESIASLVVLAMSMTLPPFISQNFGAGNMARVEQAYRTSVKFVMIWQVLIYAILIVISSWVADAFAKEQAVADLIKLFIYTLPLGYGLQGIIILTNSSFNALHKPMVALVLSVVRLFVCYVPLAYLGSYLYGIEGFFIGALLGNLVMAFISYYSFTRQFIDENIDAEPQST from the coding sequence ATGACCGACACAAAACATAAACACCAGATCGACTTGCTGGCCGATCCGGTAGGGCCAACCTTGAAAAATATGACCATTCCTATGATATACGGCATGGTTCTATTGATGACCTTCAACTTGGTTGACACGTTTTTTATTGGCTTATTAGGCACACAGCCGCTAGCCGCAGTAAGTTTTACCTTTCCAATCACCTTCACTGTGTTAAGCCTAACCATAGGATTAGGCATAGGCACATCCGCAGTCATTGCAAAATACTTAGGTGCAAAAGACAAAGAAACGGCAAAAGACAACGCAACCAGTGCGATGTATTTAGCCGCTGTAATTGTCTCGATAGTATCGGGTATAGGCTATTACTTTACTGATGAAATTTTCCACTTGCTTGGTGCAAGCGATAGCTTATTGCCACTTATTCACGATTACATGGACATTTGGTATTTAGGCAGTGTCTGTTTAATTGGTCCAATGATTGGTAATGCTGTGCTGCGTGCTTCAGGGGATACGCGAACACCTAGTATTATTATGGGCAGTGCTGGTTTAATTAATGCCGTATTAGACCCTTTGTTTATTTTTGGCCTTGGCCCGGTACCAGCGATGGGAATCAAAGGTGCGGCAATTGCTACCTTAGTATCATGGCTTGTCGGCTTAGCGTTAGTCCTTCATATTTTGGTCAACAAACGCCAGCTTATTCATGCTCATTTGATTCCAATACACACCTTGCTTAAATCGTGCAAAGGAATTTTACACATTGGCTTGCCTGCCGCTGGCGCAAATATGCTAACGCCTATTGCCGCAGCGATTATGACGGCAATAATTGCAGGCTACGGTGAATCTGCAGTGGCGGCCTTCGGTGTTGGCTCACGAATTGAATCGATCGCTAGCTTAGTGGTATTGGCGATGTCGATGACCTTACCACCATTTATTAGCCAAAACTTTGGTGCGGGTAATATGGCTAGAGTTGAGCAGGCATACCGCACCTCAGTGAAATTCGTGATGATTTGGCAAGTATTAATTTATGCCATTCTTATTGTGATATCTTCATGGGTTGCAGATGCCTTTGCTAAAGAACAAGCAGTGGCCGATCTTATCAAGTTATTCATTTACACCTTACCGCTAGGCTATGGCTTACAAGGTATTATTATTCTAACTAACTCATCATTTAATGCACTGCATAAACCTATGGTTGCCTTAGTGCTATCAGTTGTGCGTTTATTTGTTTGTTATGTGCCGCTTGCTTACCTAGGTAGCTACTTATATGGCATAGAAGGTTTCTTTATTGGTGCACTGCTGGGCAATTTAGTCATGGCATTTATCTCTTACTATTCATTTACGCGCCAATTTATCGATGAAAATATAGACGCGGAGCCGCAGTCGACATGA
- a CDS encoding Lrp/AsnC family transcriptional regulator, with the protein MQNDNIEPKTLNPHRYDALDQSLIALLRNDGRAPVSELAKQLKVSRATVQSRIDKLISTGAILGFTIRAHEGLEQDTVRAMMMIEVIGRSTSQVIQLLRGIPELVKLHTTNGKWDLVAEINTSNLVEFDRVLRIVREIEGIIASETSILLTTI; encoded by the coding sequence ATGCAAAATGATAACATTGAGCCAAAAACGCTCAATCCACATCGTTACGACGCGTTAGATCAATCGCTTATTGCCTTGCTGCGTAATGACGGCCGTGCGCCTGTTTCTGAGTTAGCGAAACAACTCAAAGTATCGCGTGCGACGGTGCAAAGTCGAATTGATAAATTAATCAGCACAGGGGCAATTTTAGGTTTTACGATTCGCGCTCATGAAGGGCTTGAGCAAGATACGGTGCGCGCAATGATGATGATTGAAGTGATTGGTCGTTCAACCTCACAAGTGATCCAACTGTTAAGAGGCATTCCTGAATTAGTTAAACTGCATACTACTAATGGTAAGTGGGACTTGGTAGCAGAGATAAACACCAGCAATCTTGTTGAGTTTGATCGAGTTTTGCGAATTGTTCGCGAGATAGAAGGGATTATTGCCAGTGAAACTAGTATTTTGCTAACCACAATTTAA
- the ctlX gene encoding citrulline utilization hydrolase CtlX, whose amino-acid sequence MLSTHANPAKTTLTIADLNCSGSEVHASETTQAPIPASKQAPMQASKQAHIQAAIHAPGAVVMVRPHQFKPNPQTANDNAFQVNDKITLSQQQIAKQAFDEVTQVASKLSTLGVKVHLFEDKLSSTPDAVFPNNWFSTHSDGQLYIYPMYAENRRLEKRDDIIEHLIANYQVTQLTDLSSWEQKQQFLEGTGVLVIDHLNHLVYVTRSKRADEAPLMDFCQQQNLSPVFFTATDRRGKAIYHTNVLMCVTTDFVIIADEMIPDNKEREQVLKFIRHSGKAHISLTENQINQFAGNMFELSGSEGRFIAMSTTAYQSLSKQQISVLLAKTRIETFDIPTIEMAGGSIRCMLAGIHLTPSPKL is encoded by the coding sequence ATGTTATCAACTCACGCTAACCCAGCTAAAACCACTCTAACAATTGCCGACTTAAATTGTTCAGGATCAGAGGTACACGCATCAGAAACAACTCAAGCGCCAATACCAGCGTCAAAACAAGCACCAATGCAGGCGTCAAAACAAGCCCACATTCAAGCAGCCATTCATGCACCTGGGGCTGTAGTGATGGTGCGCCCACATCAATTTAAACCCAATCCACAAACAGCAAACGATAATGCCTTTCAAGTAAACGACAAAATTACGCTGAGTCAGCAACAAATTGCTAAACAAGCGTTTGATGAAGTGACTCAGGTGGCCAGCAAGTTATCTACCCTAGGGGTAAAAGTGCATTTGTTTGAAGATAAGCTTTCGAGTACGCCAGATGCTGTCTTTCCCAACAATTGGTTTTCCACGCATAGTGACGGGCAACTTTATATATATCCAATGTACGCAGAAAATCGTCGCTTGGAAAAACGAGACGATATTATTGAGCACTTGATCGCTAATTATCAGGTTACACAGTTAACTGATCTTTCATCTTGGGAGCAAAAACAACAGTTTTTGGAAGGAACCGGGGTATTAGTGATCGATCACCTAAATCACTTGGTCTATGTCACTCGCTCAAAACGCGCAGATGAAGCGCCGCTAATGGACTTTTGCCAACAGCAAAACTTATCTCCTGTATTTTTCACTGCTACCGATCGCCGAGGTAAAGCTATTTATCACACCAATGTACTGATGTGTGTGACGACTGATTTTGTCATTATTGCTGATGAAATGATTCCCGATAATAAGGAGCGCGAGCAAGTCTTAAAGTTTATACGCCATAGTGGTAAAGCTCATATTTCACTTACCGAAAATCAAATAAATCAATTTGCTGGCAATATGTTTGAGCTTAGCGGTAGCGAAGGACGATTTATCGCGATGTCGACTACTGCTTACCAGTCGTTATCAAAACAACAAATCTCAGTGCTACTGGCAAAAACACGTATTGAAACTTTTGATATCCCAACCATTGAAATGGCGGGTGGCTCAATTCGCTGTATGCTGGCAGGTATTCATTTAACACCGTCACCAAAGCTTTAG
- the uvrB gene encoding excinuclease ABC subunit UvrB, which translates to MKSIELVSDYTPSGDQPTAIEQLLDGIDSGLAHQTLLGVTGSGKTFTVANVIAKLNRPTMMLAPNKTLAAQLYGEMKEFFPNNAVEYFVSYYDYYQPEAYVPTTDTFIEKDASINDHIEQMRLSATKALLERRDVIIVASVSAIYGLGDPDSYLQMMLHLRQGDIINQRDILRRLAELQYTRNDLAFQRATYRVRGDVIDIFPAESDRLALRVELFDEEVEKISEFDPLTGAVERTLARVTVYPKTHYATPRDKILAAVESIKVELKDRAQQLKDNNKLIEEQRIVQRTQFDIEMMTELGYCSGIENYSRYLSGREAGEAPPTLFDYLPDDGLLVIDESHVTVPQIGAMYKGDRSRKENLVEYGFRLPSALDNRPMKFEEFEALAPQTIYVSATPSDYELEKSSGEVAEQVVRPTGLLDPEIMVRPVDTQVDDLLSEINKRIPLGERVLATTLTKRMAEDLTDYLDEHNIKTRYLHSDVDTVERVEIIRDFRLGKFDVLVGINLLREGLDMPEVSLVAILDADKEGFLRSERSLIQTIGRAARNVNGKAILYADRITGSMRRAIDETERRRAKQDDHNKANNITPKGVKRKITDVMDVGLDPEEQLIANKVAEQKAAYKTLSFEEIDEQVKQLEAKMIEHAKNLEFEQAAAIRDEVAKLREQQLSR; encoded by the coding sequence ATGAAGTCAATTGAATTAGTTTCTGATTATACGCCAAGTGGCGACCAACCAACCGCGATCGAACAATTGCTTGATGGCATAGACTCAGGTCTTGCTCATCAAACACTACTTGGCGTAACTGGCTCAGGTAAAACCTTTACGGTGGCGAATGTTATTGCCAAATTAAATCGCCCAACCATGATGCTAGCGCCAAATAAAACCTTGGCAGCGCAGCTTTACGGGGAGATGAAAGAATTTTTCCCGAACAATGCCGTTGAATACTTTGTTTCTTACTACGATTACTATCAGCCGGAAGCTTACGTGCCAACAACGGATACATTTATCGAGAAAGATGCCTCAATAAATGATCATATTGAGCAGATGCGACTATCGGCAACTAAAGCCTTACTTGAGCGACGAGACGTTATAATTGTCGCGTCGGTGTCGGCGATATACGGTTTGGGTGACCCTGATTCTTACCTGCAGATGATGCTGCATTTGCGTCAGGGCGATATCATCAATCAACGTGATATTTTGCGCCGCCTAGCTGAATTGCAATACACCCGCAACGATTTAGCGTTTCAACGGGCAACTTACCGTGTGCGTGGTGATGTGATTGATATTTTCCCTGCCGAATCTGATCGTCTTGCATTACGTGTTGAGCTGTTCGACGAAGAAGTGGAAAAAATCAGTGAATTCGACCCATTAACTGGCGCGGTTGAGCGCACGCTTGCTCGAGTAACCGTTTACCCTAAAACTCACTATGCGACACCGCGCGATAAAATATTAGCAGCGGTAGAATCGATCAAAGTTGAGCTTAAAGATCGCGCTCAGCAGTTAAAAGACAATAACAAGCTGATAGAAGAGCAACGCATTGTTCAGCGCACTCAGTTTGATATTGAAATGATGACTGAACTTGGTTACTGCTCAGGTATCGAAAACTATTCACGCTACCTATCAGGTCGCGAAGCAGGTGAAGCGCCACCGACGTTATTTGACTACTTACCGGATGACGGTTTGCTGGTGATTGACGAATCACATGTTACTGTGCCGCAAATTGGCGCCATGTATAAAGGTGACCGATCGCGCAAAGAAAACCTCGTGGAATATGGTTTTCGATTACCATCAGCACTTGATAACCGCCCGATGAAATTCGAAGAGTTTGAAGCACTGGCACCACAAACTATTTATGTGTCGGCAACGCCGAGTGATTACGAACTGGAAAAGTCTTCAGGCGAAGTCGCTGAGCAGGTAGTTAGGCCAACGGGTCTGCTTGATCCAGAAATTATGGTGCGACCAGTAGACACGCAAGTAGATGACTTATTATCAGAGATTAATAAGCGCATTCCGCTAGGAGAACGTGTACTTGCTACAACACTGACTAAGCGTATGGCCGAAGACTTAACCGATTACTTAGACGAGCACAATATTAAAACCCGTTATCTGCACTCTGATGTCGATACCGTTGAGCGGGTCGAAATTATTCGTGATTTTCGCTTGGGCAAATTTGATGTGCTCGTCGGTATTAACTTGCTGCGTGAGGGCTTAGATATGCCCGAAGTTTCCTTAGTCGCTATTTTAGACGCAGACAAAGAAGGCTTCTTACGCTCAGAGCGTTCGCTTATTCAAACCATCGGTCGTGCAGCGCGTAATGTGAATGGTAAGGCGATTTTATATGCTGACCGCATTACTGGCTCAATGCGCAGAGCCATTGATGAAACAGAACGTCGCCGTGCTAAACAAGACGATCACAACAAAGCCAATAACATCACACCAAAAGGGGTGAAGCGTAAAATTACGGATGTGATGGACGTTGGCTTAGATCCTGAAGAGCAATTGATCGCCAATAAAGTGGCCGAGCAAAAAGCTGCCTATAAAACGCTTTCGTTTGAGGAAATTGATGAGCAAGTTAAGCAGCTTGAAGCAAAAATGATTGAACATGCTAAAAATCTAGAATTTGAACAAGCTGCTGCGATACGAGATGAAGTAGCTAAACTAAGAGAGCAACAGCTAAGTCGCTAG
- the asnB gene encoding asparagine synthase B has protein sequence MCSIFGILDIKTSASALRPTALECSRLLRHRGPDWSGIYTSDNAILVHERLAIVDTEHGAQPLYNEDKTHVLAVNGEIYNHKALAASLTVDYEFQTHSDCEVILPLYKEFGAEFIDKLQGMFAFCLYDEKADRYIIARDHIGIIPLYTGYDEDGNFYVASEMKSLMPVCKTVKEFPPGHVLDSKTGELRKYFKRNWMQYDAIKDNHTSKEKLRTALEDSVKSHLMTDVPYGVLLSGGLDSSLVSAITQKYASRRIEENDLSEAWWPKVHSFACGLEGSPDLIAAQKVADAIGTVHHNVVFTEQEGIDALKEVIYHLETYDVTTVRASTPMYLMARKIKAMGIKMVLSGEGADEIFGGYLYFHKAPNAQEFHEELLRKLDKLHMFDCLRANKSMSAWGIEARVPFLDKNFLDVAMRINPEDKMCGGGKMEKSILRESFEGYLPEEILWRQKEQFSDGVGYSWIDGLKEYVESQVSDQQLANAEFKFPVNTPDTKEAYFYRTVFEEKFPLESAAKCVPGGKSVACSTPQALAWDEAFQNMADPSGRAVQSVHNDSY, from the coding sequence ATGTGTTCGATCTTTGGTATTCTTGATATTAAAACTAGTGCGTCGGCACTTCGCCCTACTGCATTAGAATGTTCTCGTCTTTTACGTCATCGCGGCCCCGACTGGTCTGGCATTTACACTAGCGACAATGCAATTTTAGTGCACGAACGTTTAGCCATTGTTGATACTGAGCACGGCGCTCAGCCACTTTATAACGAAGACAAAACCCACGTTTTAGCCGTTAACGGTGAAATTTATAACCACAAAGCACTTGCGGCGAGTTTAACGGTAGATTACGAATTCCAAACGCACTCCGACTGTGAAGTTATTTTACCGCTGTACAAGGAATTCGGCGCAGAGTTTATTGACAAGCTACAAGGCATGTTCGCATTCTGTTTATACGATGAAAAAGCAGACCGCTACATCATCGCTCGCGACCATATTGGTATTATCCCGCTGTACACAGGCTATGATGAAGACGGTAACTTCTATGTTGCCTCTGAAATGAAATCACTCATGCCGGTTTGTAAAACGGTTAAAGAATTCCCTCCAGGCCATGTGTTAGACAGCAAAACTGGTGAATTGCGCAAGTACTTTAAGCGCAACTGGATGCAATACGATGCGATTAAAGACAACCACACCAGCAAAGAAAAACTGCGCACGGCGCTTGAAGACTCTGTAAAAAGTCACTTGATGACCGACGTACCTTACGGTGTGTTGCTATCAGGCGGTTTAGATTCATCACTGGTATCTGCAATTACGCAAAAATACGCCTCACGCCGTATTGAAGAAAACGATTTATCTGAGGCTTGGTGGCCAAAAGTTCACTCATTTGCCTGTGGTTTAGAAGGCTCGCCTGACTTAATCGCCGCGCAGAAAGTTGCCGATGCGATTGGTACGGTGCACCACAATGTAGTGTTTACCGAGCAAGAAGGTATCGATGCGTTAAAAGAAGTGATTTATCACTTAGAAACATACGATGTTACTACCGTTCGTGCTTCAACACCGATGTACTTAATGGCGCGTAAAATTAAAGCCATGGGCATTAAAATGGTACTTTCTGGCGAAGGTGCTGATGAAATATTTGGCGGTTACTTATACTTCCACAAAGCACCAAACGCACAAGAGTTCCATGAAGAGTTACTGCGTAAGTTAGACAAATTACATATGTTTGATTGCTTACGTGCCAACAAATCAATGTCGGCTTGGGGTATTGAGGCTCGAGTACCATTCTTGGATAAGAACTTCCTTGATGTTGCAATGCGCATTAACCCAGAAGATAAAATGTGTGGCGGCGGTAAAATGGAGAAAAGCATTTTACGTGAGTCGTTTGAAGGCTACTTGCCAGAAGAAATTTTATGGCGCCAAAAAGAGCAGTTCTCGGACGGTGTTGGCTACTCGTGGATTGATGGCTTGAAAGAATATGTTGAATCGCAAGTCAGCGATCAACAGTTAGCAAACGCGGAATTCAAGTTCCCAGTTAACACGCCAGATACCAAAGAAGCTTACTTCTACCGCACTGTGTTTGAAGAGAAATTCCCACTGGAAAGCGCCGCGAAATGTGTACCGGGTGGTAAGTCAGTTGCCTGCTCTACCCCACAAGCATTAGCATGGGATGAAGCATTTCAAAACATGGCCGACCCTTCAGGTCGTGCCGTACAGTCGGTACATAACGACAGTTACTAG
- a CDS encoding alanine/glycine:cation symporter family protein has protein sequence MFNATVGNINNLLWGSGQLLIYILVFAGFWFSFKLKFVQFAHFRHMFSVMKNSTKGDSAGISSFQALCTGLSARVGTGNLAGVSVAISLGGAGAVFWMWVIAFLGMATGFAESILGQLYKVKDDHKEYRGGPAYYIKMGLNKPWLAVAFAICLFLGYGFSFSAMQANTISDALNHALDIPHMYSGLAITLFAGVIVMGGFKSIARFAELVVPFMGIAYILAALTVTALNIEHIPALIGDILASAFGLQEAGAGALGAAIKNGIQRGLYSNEAGAGSVPHASASASPTPNHPVAQGYVQMLGVFVDTVVLCTCTAVIILLADLPMSGEMEGIRLTQDAMTAHIGEGGIYFVAAAITLFAFTSVVANYAYAESNLHLFKLDNKLGRGIYTSCYLAMVLWGANASLFHVWAMADMALGLMTLVNIFAIVQLTPTIKALFKDYCQQRTTQMSSPDQSKTKPEISFSAQNIDYQGKLYSGIWDKK, from the coding sequence ATCTTTAATGCCACCGTTGGCAATATTAACAACTTGTTGTGGGGCTCTGGTCAACTACTCATCTATATTCTGGTTTTTGCCGGTTTCTGGTTTTCGTTCAAACTGAAGTTTGTCCAGTTTGCCCATTTTCGCCATATGTTTTCGGTGATGAAAAACAGTACTAAGGGCGATAGTGCCGGTATTAGCTCTTTTCAGGCATTGTGCACTGGCTTATCTGCCCGCGTAGGTACAGGTAATCTAGCAGGTGTATCAGTCGCAATTTCACTAGGCGGCGCCGGTGCTGTTTTTTGGATGTGGGTAATTGCCTTTTTGGGCATGGCAACTGGTTTTGCCGAAAGCATTTTGGGTCAACTTTACAAAGTAAAAGACGACCATAAAGAATATCGCGGTGGCCCTGCTTACTACATAAAAATGGGCTTGAATAAGCCTTGGCTGGCAGTGGCGTTCGCTATTTGCTTGTTCTTAGGTTATGGCTTTAGTTTTAGTGCCATGCAAGCCAACACCATTAGCGATGCACTAAACCACGCGCTTGATATTCCACATATGTATTCAGGTCTCGCGATTACCTTATTTGCCGGTGTGATTGTGATGGGCGGGTTTAAAAGCATTGCCCGCTTTGCAGAGCTAGTTGTGCCATTTATGGGGATAGCCTATATTTTAGCGGCGCTAACGGTTACTGCCCTTAACATTGAGCACATCCCTGCGCTAATTGGCGATATTTTAGCATCTGCTTTTGGTTTACAAGAAGCTGGTGCCGGTGCCCTTGGTGCTGCCATTAAAAATGGTATTCAGAGAGGCTTATATTCGAATGAAGCCGGTGCCGGCTCTGTGCCTCACGCCTCGGCAAGTGCTTCCCCTACCCCTAATCACCCGGTTGCTCAAGGTTATGTGCAAATGCTCGGCGTATTTGTTGATACTGTGGTGCTTTGTACTTGCACTGCCGTGATTATTTTACTGGCGGACCTGCCCATGAGTGGTGAAATGGAAGGTATTCGTCTAACCCAAGATGCGATGACCGCCCATATTGGTGAAGGCGGTATTTATTTTGTTGCCGCAGCAATTACCTTATTCGCCTTTACCTCAGTGGTTGCTAACTATGCCTATGCCGAGAGCAACCTGCATTTGTTTAAGCTAGACAATAAACTTGGGCGTGGTATTTACACTAGCTGTTATCTCGCCATGGTACTTTGGGGGGCAAATGCATCGCTATTTCACGTGTGGGCAATGGCGGATATGGCGTTGGGTTTAATGACGCTGGTTAATATTTTTGCCATAGTGCAATTAACTCCAACCATTAAAGCTTTGTTTAAAGATTATTGTCAGCAGCGAACGACTCAAATGTCGTCACCAGATCAGAGTAAAACCAAGCCTGAAATCAGCTTCTCTGCGCAAAATATCGACTATCAAGGTAAGCTCTATTCAGGTATTTGGGATAAGAAATAG